The following proteins are encoded in a genomic region of Brachypodium distachyon strain Bd21 chromosome 1, Brachypodium_distachyon_v3.0, whole genome shotgun sequence:
- the LOC104582026 gene encoding NAC domain-containing protein 67 encodes MLANKAAAKPKPKHAKSARQIPAAPTPEPDQEQPTTEQPVASATTPTVAGEEEEEAEEAVGTSSEGAEQEKGEDEEEVEYAATDLPGVRFHPTDTELIGYLRRKYGGRRMPADIVKDFNVFQHHPSTVQEICGDSIDGSWYVFTPRNRKYEDGSRPDRSVICEGNNKIGYWKSNVKETDITVGGKVIGKTNALTFALGNQPKGELTRWRMKEYRIPDNRRKRDPKRRKPSQRILDPDDMLLDEWVICKLFYNKNKKDQDGAPVDVGGQQDGEVNEDADEEADGKDDDTDDGNPPSDGHEDADEEADGKDDDTNDGIHHQMDMKTPMKKPVAKTTTQTMGIHHQMNMKILYMVPFSTNDFAFEDQ; translated from the exons ATGCTCGCCAACAAGGCCGCCGCGAAACCCAAGCCCAAGCACGCCAAGTCGGCCCGGCAGATCCCAGCGGCGCCGACGCCCGAGCCCGACCAGGAACAGCCGACGACGGAGCAGCCTGTTGCTAGCGCCACCACGCCCACCgtcgccggggaagaagaagaagaagcagaagaagccGTGGGCACCAGCAGCGAGGGCGCGGAGCAGGAAAAaggggaagacgaagaggaagTTGAGTACGCGGCCACGGACCTCCCGGGGGTGCGGTTCCATCCGACGGACACTGAGCTCATCGGCTACCTCCGCCGCAAGTACGGCGGCCGCCGGATGCCCGCGGACATCGTCAAGGACTTCAACGTCTTCCAACACCATCCCAGCACCGTCCAAG aGATTTGCGGGGACAGCATCGACGGGTCCTGGTACGTGTTCACGCCGAGGAACCGGAAGTACGAGGACGGCAGCCGCCCGGACCGGTCCGTCATTTGTGAAGGGAACAACAAAATAGGATACTGGAAGTCCAACGTCAAAGAAACCGACATCACCGTCGGTGGCAAAGTGATCGGGAAGACCAACGCGCTCACCTTCGCGCTCGGCAACCAGCCTAAAGGGGAGTTGACCCGTTGGAGGATGAAGGAGTACCGGATCCCCGACAACCGGCGAAAGCGAGACCCCAAACGACGGAAACCCAGTCAGAGAATTCTCGATCCTGACGACATGCTG CTTGATGAGTGGGTGATATGCAAATTGTTCtataataaaaacaaaaaagatcaAGATGGAGCCCCAGTTGATGTGGGAGGTCAACAAGATGGTGAGGTCAATGAAGATGCCGATGAAGAAGCCGATGGCAAAGACGACGACACAGACGATGGGAATCCACCATCAGATGGACATGAAGACGCCgatgaagaagctgatggcAAAGACGACGACACAAACGATGGAATCCACCATCAGATGGACATGAAGACGCCGATGAAGAAGCCAGTGGCAAAGACGACGACACAAACGATGGGAATCCACCATCAGATGAACATGAAGATTTTGTATATGGTACCTTTTTCTACTAATGACTTTGCATTTGAAGACCAATAA
- the LOC112269794 gene encoding class E vacuolar protein-sorting machinery protein HSE1-like has product MKMTGRSSDAGDVSGQPGASPPAPPSSSLPSWSSQQPAFPSYMALAPWPSRQQQQQQPVPCSLPPPPLQQPAGSSSFYSWEPQHDASPFDNAILFGADMPPPAFAQPAMWQPDTQAPCLNQKMAAAAAMAAQGSDLYGHGYLAPWQWQASAAAAPVAHSAPPPLDAVLPDAPPPAELANPPMGRRRGRPRGSTKPKLANKAAAKPKPMLENKDAAQGSDLGRPARRRLQ; this is encoded by the exons ATGAAGATGACGGGAAGAAGCTCGGACGCCGGGGACGTGTCCGGACAGCCCGGtgcttcgccgccggcgccgccttcttcctccttgccgTCGTGGTCGTCGCAGCAACCGGCGTTCCCCTCGTACATGGCATTGGCGCCGTGGCCgtcgcggcagcagcagcagcagcagccggtcccctgctccttgccaccgccgccgctgcagcagcCGGCCGGCTCATCCTCGTTCTACTCGTGGGAACCGCAGCACGACGCTTCCCCCTTCGACAATGCCATCCTTTTCGGCGCCgacatgccgccgccggcctttgCGCAACCGGCGATGTGGCAGCCGGACACGCAGGCGCCGTGTTTGAACCAGAAGAtggcagcggcagccgccatggccgcgcaAGGAAGCGATCTGTACGGGCACGGCTACCTCGCGCCCTGGCAGTGGCAGgccagcgcggcggcggctccagTAGCGCactcagcgccgccgcccctcgaTGCCGTGCTCccggacgcgccgccgcctgccgagCTCGCCAATCCGCCCAtgggccggcgccgcggccggccaCGCGGCAGCACCAAGCCCAAGCTCGCCAACAAGGCGGCCGCGAAGCCCAAGCCCATGCTCGAAAACAAGGACGCCGCGCAAGGAAGCGATCT TGGCAGgccagcgcggcggcggctccagTAG
- the LOC100846250 gene encoding serine/threonine-protein kinase haspin homolog yields MQNSNLPRLNPLPLSSLFCHGESMASREGDPWSDIVASGGGGGGAARIGAVYERRRAREASRQRNSDPRDSFAGGENRPSFAPAPPKRSSWNRSLSIRGRESIFFAPGTNLQPQQKPSRALKRPPKPCNRVKNTMRGPLDLSKEKAYFEEVDAFELMEESPSPKNFATWASGMEQTIIVHDLSAILERWKISKIARCASSKPLFDIMETPLVPSVLSTCSTDCLKSCRTPEKDRYSGINPRRTLHSGYTNNSLVNIAGETSIVTSFSELDIKEEPVRTSIPSSNSEALTAFAQLLMVCKQSAPATFAEVFSTYCKLGSIVKLGEGTYGEAYRAGNSVCKVVPIDGELVVNGETQKKSEEILEEVLLCLTLNNLREDGADNEKENSCNGFIETKDFWVCQGRYDPSLVSAWENWDDKHRSENDHPKEFSNDQCYIIFVQADGGRDLEKFALLDYNEARSLLLQITTSLAVAESACEFEHRDLHWGNILLVRDEMPDKNHTMNITLQGKRMCARTFGLTVCIIDFTLSRINTGDAILFFDLSKDPVLFEGRKGDKQAETYRKMKRITNEYWEGSFPQTNVVWLVYLVDILLSKKYETCTSKDERELRSFKKRLSSYGSARDCLADSLFSDLLSEEEDSRPSAMPLL; encoded by the exons ATGCAAAATTCAAACCTCCCCCGCTTaaatccccttcctctctcctctctcttctgCCACGGCGAGTCCATGGCGTCTCGGGAAG GCGACCCTTGGTCGGATATCGTGgccagcggcggtggcggcggcggagcggctcGCATCGGCGCGGTGTACGAGCGCCGCCGGGCGCGGGAGGCGTCGAGGCAGAGAAACTCGGATCC GAGAGATagcttcgccggcggcgagaacCGGCCGAGCttcgcgcccgcgccgcccaaGAGGTCCAGCTGGAACCGGTcgctctccatcag AGGGAGGGAAAGTATTTTCTTTGCTCCTGGCACAAATCTTCAGCCTCAACAGAAACCCAGCAGAGCACTGAAACGACCACCAAAACCATGTAACCGAGTG AAAAACACTATGAGGGGGCCACTTGACTTGAGTAAAGAAAAGGCCTATTTTGAAGAAGTTGATGCTTTTGAGCTGATGGAAGAGAGTCCTTCACCTAAGAACTTTGCCACATGGGCTAGTGGAATGGAGCAGACCATTATTGTGCATGATCTGTCTGCAATATTGGAAAGGTGGAAAATCTCCAAGATTGCAAGATGTGCATCATCTAAACCCTTGTTTGACATCATGGAGACCCCACTTGTACCATCAGTACTCAGTACCTGCAGCACGGATTGTCTTAAGAGTTGCAGAACCCCTGAAAAGGATAGATATTCAGGGATAAACCCTAGGAGGACACTCCATTCAGGATACACCAATAACAGTTTAGTTAACATTGCAGGCGAAACCAGTATTGTCACATCCTTTAGTGAGCTTGATATTAAGGAGGAACCTGTCCGCACCAGCATTCCATCATCGAATAGTGAAGCTCTGACTGCATTTGCACAACTGCTGATGGTTTGCAAGCAATCTGCACCAGCTACATTTGCAGAAGTTTTTTCTACTTATTG TAAGCTAGGCAGCATAGTAAAGCTTGGTGAAGGAACCTATGGGGAGGCCTACAGGGCAGGAAACTCTGTCTGTAAAGTGGTTCCCATTGATGGAGAGTTAGTGGTCAATGGAGAGACACAGAAG AAATCGGAAGAAATACTTGAGGAAGTTTTGCTTTGTCTAACACTGAATAATCTGAGAGAAGATGGGGCAGATAATGAGAAAGAAAATTCATGCAATGGCTTCATTGAGACTAAAGA CTTTTGGGTCTGTCAAGGACGATATGACCCTTCACTGGTTAGTGCTTGGGAAAATTGGGATGACAAACACCGATCTGAAAATGATCACCCAAAAGAATTTTCAAATGACCAA TGTTATATTATCTTCGTGCAAGCTGATGGTGGGAGAGACCTTGAAAAATTCGCTTTACTTGACTACAATGAGGCTCGAAGTTTACTGCTTCAG ATTACTACGTCATTAGCGGTAGCTGAAAGTGCCTGTGAATTTGAACATCGAGATTTGCACTG GGGTAATATTCTTTTGGTTCGAGATGAAATGCCAGACAAGAATCACACAATGAACATCACTCTTCAAGGGAAGAGGATGTGTGCTAGAACTTTTGGTTTGACTGTCTGCATCATTGATTTTACTCTTTCTCGGATCAATACAG GAGATGCCATTCTCTTTTTTGACCTGTCCAAGGACCCTGTCTTATTTGAAGGACGAAAAGGAGACAAGCAG GCAGAAACTTATCGCAAAATGAAACGAATTACCAATGAATACTGGGAGGGCAG CTTCCCACAGACAAACGTGGTCTGGTTAGTTTACCTTGTGGATATTTTACTATCGAAGAAATATGAG ACATGCACTAGCAAAGATGAGAGGGAGCTACGGTCATTCAAGAAACGGCTTTCCTCGTACGGTTCTGCTAGAGATTGCCTCGCTGATTCCTTATTCAGTGATCTGCTGTCCGAAGAGGAGGATTCCAGGCCCTCGGCGATGCCTCTCCTGTAG
- the LOC100822511 gene encoding novel plant SNARE 13 — translation MAASDVPMSPELEQVDGEIQDIFRALQNGFQKIDKIKDSNRQSKQLEELTGKMRECKRLIKEFDRVLKVEEKKSTSEVNKQLNDKKQFMIKELNSYVTLRKTYQSSLGNKRIELFDTGNDDQLAGVNVQMASEMSNQQLIDSGMKQMDETDQALERSKMVVKQTVEVGAQTAATLTQQTDQIKRIGNELDSVHFSLKKASQMVKEIGRQVATDKCIMAFLFLIVCGVIAIIVVKVVNPHNKNIPDIPGLAPPAQNRKLLSIEAYRML, via the exons ATGGCGGCGAGCGACGTGCCCATGAGCCCCGAGCTCGAGCAGGTCGACGGCGAGATCCAGGACATCTTCCGCGCGCTCCA GAATGGCTTCCAGAAGATAGACAAGATCAAGGACTCTAACAGGCAGTCCAAGCAGCTGGAAGAGCTCACTGGGAAGATGAGGGAGTGCAAGCG CTTAATCAAAGAATTTGATCGCGTACTTAAAGTTGAGGAGAAAAAGAGCACTTCCGAGGTCAACAAGCAGCTAAATGACAAGAAGCAATTTATG ATCAAGGAGTTGAATTCCTATGTCACACTGAGAAAAAC GTACCAAAGTAGCCTTGGTAATAAGAGGATTGAGCTGTTCGATACTGGTAATGATGACCAGCTGGCTGGGGTTAATGTTCAAATGGCGTCAG AGATGTCAAATCAACAACTCATTGATTCTGGAATGAAACAAATGGATGAAACAGACCAAGCTCTTGAGCGTTCAAAAATG GTTGTAAAACAAACTGTTGAAGTTGGAGCTCAAACTGCTGCAACTCTAACACAGCAA ACAGACCAAATAAAGAGAATTGGCAACGAGCTAGATTCTGTTCACTTTTCACTGAAGAAGGCTAGTCAAATGGTGAAAGAGATTGGTCGTCag GTTGCAACTGATAAATGCATCATGGcatttctgtttttgataGTTTGTGGTGTGATTGCAATCATTGTTGTCAAG GTCGTCAACCCGCACAACAAAAACATCCCAGACATCCCGGGACTGGCACCACCTGCTCAGAACAGGAAGCTGCTATCCATAGAAGCTTACAGAATGCTCTGA